Proteins encoded within one genomic window of Candidatus Schekmanbacteria bacterium:
- a CDS encoding orotate phosphoribosyltransferase → MKDRLLAILRRESLQFGDFTLASGKKSKYYMDTRKTALHPEGINLISQLVFSLIKDLDVEFIGGPTIGADPIVSGVALVSGNSSKPLGGFLIRKEKKDHGTGKLIEGCFRKGANVVVVEDVVTTGGSTLNAIKTVEAEGGKVAMVISVIDREEGGRENIEKAGYKFASLFKTSEVLGDKAV, encoded by the coding sequence ATGAAAGACAGGCTCCTGGCAATTCTAAGACGAGAATCCTTACAGTTCGGTGACTTCACTCTGGCATCAGGGAAAAAAAGCAAATACTATATGGACACGAGAAAAACTGCTCTCCACCCTGAAGGAATCAACCTTATATCACAATTGGTCTTTTCGCTTATAAAGGACCTTGATGTTGAGTTCATAGGAGGTCCTACAATCGGTGCAGACCCGATTGTAAGCGGAGTTGCCCTGGTAAGCGGGAACTCTTCCAAACCGCTTGGCGGATTCTTAATCCGCAAGGAAAAAAAGGATCATGGCACAGGAAAGCTTATTGAGGGATGCTTCAGGAAAGGTGCCAATGTCGTTGTAGTCGAAGACGTTGTTACAACCGGAGGTTCGACCCTCAATGCCATAAAGACAGTCGAAGCCGAAGGGGGTAAAGTTGCAATGGTCATCTCAGTCATTGACCGCGAAGAAGGGGGCAGGGAAAATATCGAAAAAGCCGGCTACAAATTCGCGTCGCTTTTCAAAACCAGCGAAGTGTTAGGGGACAAGGCGGTATAA
- a CDS encoding ATP-binding cassette domain-containing protein encodes MIQVSNLSKSYGDQILFDSVTFAINPGERVGLVGRNGHGKTTLFKLILGEENEDSGVISIPSRYRIAHLSQHISFTEDTILKEGCLSLKSQNDGRDETYKVETILSGLGFTTQDFDRNPYELSGGYQIRLNLAKVLVSEPDMILLDEPTNYLDIVSVRWLTRFLLAWKGELMLITHDRLFMDSVTTHTMSIHRNKIKKIPGSTQKLYDQIVMEEEVYEQTRVNIEKKRKEDEQFINRFRAKASKARAVQSRIKLLDKKEKLEELRDVKNLDFNFKSTPFFGKRLMDVEDISFSFNSDSPLLIERLSFSVAKSDRIGVIGKNGKGKTTLLNLLAGELSPIDGTITSHPKMKAAYFGQTNIDRLNPKKTVEEELLDTHPDHDRRAARSICGLMMFDGDKALKKVSVLSGGEKSRVLLGKLLVSPSNLLLLDEPTNHLDMQSIDSVLEAIKEFDGAVIVVTHSELILNSIATRLIVFDKGRVSLFEGTYQDFLERVGWEDEETVLKSSNGKSWKSQNKPLSRKDERRARAEIIAERSKILGALKNRISKIESTIMNLEKGLKHDNDEYLEACQKGDAEVIKNFSKSIHESQGKIEELFAELEVLFEERERRTKEFEEKLETESN; translated from the coding sequence ATGATACAGGTAAGCAACTTAAGTAAAAGCTACGGCGACCAGATCCTATTCGATTCCGTCACCTTCGCAATCAATCCGGGCGAACGTGTAGGCCTCGTAGGCAGAAACGGTCACGGGAAGACCACTCTCTTTAAACTGATACTTGGCGAAGAAAACGAGGATTCAGGAGTAATCAGCATTCCCAGCAGGTACAGGATAGCCCACCTTTCACAGCACATAAGTTTCACTGAAGACACTATCCTCAAGGAAGGATGTCTAAGCCTCAAGAGCCAGAATGACGGCAGGGATGAGACTTACAAGGTCGAAACCATTCTTAGCGGTCTTGGTTTTACCACGCAGGACTTCGACCGCAACCCTTACGAGCTGTCGGGAGGTTATCAGATAAGGCTTAACCTCGCAAAGGTTCTTGTCTCAGAGCCTGACATGATACTTCTTGATGAGCCTACGAACTATCTTGATATCGTCTCAGTCCGCTGGCTTACACGGTTTCTTCTTGCATGGAAGGGAGAGCTTATGCTAATCACACATGACCGCCTATTCATGGATAGTGTTACAACCCACACTATGTCAATCCACAGAAACAAGATAAAGAAGATTCCTGGTTCGACACAGAAGCTATATGACCAGATTGTCATGGAGGAAGAAGTTTACGAACAGACACGGGTAAATATAGAGAAAAAACGGAAAGAAGATGAGCAATTCATAAATCGTTTCAGGGCAAAGGCAAGCAAAGCGCGCGCAGTGCAGTCGAGGATCAAACTGCTTGACAAGAAAGAAAAGCTTGAAGAATTGAGAGATGTAAAAAATCTTGATTTCAACTTCAAATCAACTCCTTTTTTTGGCAAGCGGCTTATGGATGTTGAAGACATATCATTCTCTTTCAACTCCGATTCTCCTCTGTTAATCGAGAGATTGAGTTTCTCAGTCGCAAAGAGCGACAGGATAGGCGTAATAGGAAAGAACGGGAAAGGAAAGACCACACTCTTAAATCTGCTTGCCGGAGAACTCTCCCCAATTGACGGCACTATTACAAGTCATCCAAAGATGAAGGCTGCCTATTTCGGGCAGACCAACATAGACCGTCTGAACCCGAAAAAAACAGTGGAAGAGGAATTGCTCGATACTCACCCTGACCATGACCGCAGGGCTGCACGCAGTATCTGCGGGTTAATGATGTTTGACGGCGACAAGGCGCTAAAAAAAGTAAGCGTACTTTCAGGAGGAGAGAAAAGCCGCGTCCTGCTCGGCAAACTTCTTGTAAGCCCTTCAAATCTCCTCCTCCTTGATGAGCCGACCAACCATCTCGACATGCAGTCAATTGACTCGGTGCTCGAAGCCATAAAAGAATTTGACGGGGCAGTGATAGTTGTAACACACAGCGAACTCATACTAAATTCAATAGCTACAAGACTCATTGTTTTTGATAAGGGACGGGTATCTCTCTTCGAAGGAACCTATCAGGACTTCCTTGAGAGGGTCGGATGGGAAGATGAAGAGACTGTCTTAAAAAGCAGCAACGGAAAAAGCTGGAAATCACAAAACAAGCCGTTAAGCAGAAAAGATGAAAGACGCGCAAGGGCTGAGATAATCGCTGAACGCTCTAAGATACTTGGCGCATTGAAAAACAGGATCTCAAAAATTGAGAGCACAATAATGAACCTTGAAAAAGGGTTAAAACATGACAACGATGAATATCTTGAAGCTTGCCAGAAAGGCGATGCCGAAGTCATAAAGAATTTCTCTAAGTCAATCCATGAATCGCAGGGAAAGATCGAAGAACTTTTCGCTGAGCTTGAAGTCCTTTTTGAGGAGCGTGAAAGAAGAACCAAAGAATTCGAGGAAAAGCTTGAGACTGAATCAAATTGA
- a CDS encoding FRG domain-containing protein, whose product MTVATISTVSDLVRIVEREHTGSYIYRGQSDIDWQLLPTLSRKNGPCDIGRGEGELWRNKEKNILEDFRSFAAKYDLTKNTIELTDLELAILAQHYEAPTRLLDWTMNPLAALYFAVEEDNKEKNRDAVVWAYYQSLERLHEFNASYNQALNHICFDKQDEKVHIFIPSHTFSRAAVQSSVFAFWGNPNIPFNEVIEDKSALRKIIIPYKHREGMKWILYCLGINRETLFPGPDGLGRHLKWKHGKVHEDNYKNNSDSKPQTRD is encoded by the coding sequence ATGACTGTAGCCACAATTTCTACAGTCAGCGATTTGGTAAGGATTGTTGAACGTGAACACACAGGTTCATATATATATCGAGGACAAAGCGATATTGATTGGCAATTATTACCGACTTTATCACGAAAAAATGGACCATGCGACATAGGTCGAGGAGAAGGGGAACTTTGGAGGAATAAAGAAAAAAATATACTTGAAGACTTTCGAAGTTTTGCAGCTAAATATGATTTAACAAAGAACACAATAGAATTAACAGATTTAGAATTAGCTATATTAGCTCAGCATTATGAGGCTCCTACAAGACTCCTTGATTGGACGATGAATCCCCTCGCCGCATTATACTTTGCTGTAGAAGAAGATAATAAAGAAAAAAACAGGGATGCAGTTGTATGGGCATATTATCAGAGCTTAGAACGTTTGCATGAATTTAATGCATCTTACAATCAGGCGCTTAATCATATTTGTTTTGATAAACAGGATGAAAAAGTCCATATTTTCATACCAAGCCATACTTTCTCACGAGCCGCAGTTCAATCGTCAGTTTTTGCTTTTTGGGGCAATCCAAATATACCTTTCAATGAAGTCATTGAAGACAAATCAGCATTACGGAAAATTATAATACCATATAAGCATCGAGAAGGAATGAAGTGGATATTATACTGCTTAGGTATCAACAGAGAAACCCTTTTTCCGGGACCAGATGGTTTAGGAAGACATTTAAAATGGAAACATGGGAAAGTTCACGAAGATAATTATAAAAATAATTCTGATTCAAAACCACAGACAAGAGATTAA
- a CDS encoding type II toxin-antitoxin system HicB family antitoxin, with amino-acid sequence MDKYEIIIYWSDDDKAFIAEVPELPGCMAHGETHAKALTNIKSAIDLWIKTAKEFGDPIPQPKGRKLVYA; translated from the coding sequence ATGGACAAGTATGAAATAATAATTTATTGGAGCGATGATGACAAAGCGTTTATCGCTGAAGTCCCTGAGCTTCCGGGATGTATGGCTCATGGAGAAACACATGCCAAAGCATTAACTAATATCAAATCTGCAATTGACCTATGGATTAAAACAGCCAAAGAATTTGGTGATCCAATTCCTCAGCCCAAAGGCAGAAAATTAGTCTATGCATAG
- a CDS encoding type II toxin-antitoxin system HicA family toxin codes for MSKYEKLLEQILSGKADANISFDDLCHLLDRLGFDKRISGSHNVFRRMDIEEKINLQRDGNKAKPYQVRQVRNIILKYKLGGTD; via the coding sequence ATGAGCAAGTACGAAAAACTACTTGAACAAATATTAAGCGGCAAGGCAGATGCAAATATATCATTTGATGACTTGTGTCATCTGCTTGATCGTTTAGGCTTTGATAAGCGGATAAGTGGAAGCCATAATGTATTCAGAAGAATGGATATTGAAGAAAAGATTAATTTGCAAAGAGATGGTAACAAAGCTAAACCATATCAGGTACGTCAAGTACGCAACATTATCTTGAAATACAAACTTGGAGGCACTGACTAA
- a CDS encoding glycosyltransferase family 39 protein, translating into MERRVSYIKESEELWVKSLKYLLLTISVLFLLSYIATACLRINYKYELEWMEGGSLDHVLRVLNNQALYPEPDVDFIPFIYTPLYYYISAVSAKMFGLNFFALRLVSFISSILCFLLIYKMVWHETKNRFCAFLSVSLFSATYGLSGYWLDIARVDTLFLLFFLAGVYFAAFRKSFFAFFAAGIFFSLSFLTKQIALIMVIPIIIYCLFKSLRQAMLSSGIMLAVIGSSTLFFNSQSGCWYNYYIFKLPSEHPWVQDEFASYWTEDILSFLPLAFFIGLFCLVRRMYVNRRLDIWLFAFLSMIGGSYFSMLHSGGWKNVLLPAYAVISILFGIGINELLKLSMQLTGNKLQAAKACIYLLSIFQMSWLVYNPAAQIPSKEDEQCGEKLVHFISEIKGEVYIPAHGYLSMFAGKKAYAQRMAVEDVISGDDKNRRLFVRHLTTAIREQRFDLMILEEEDSFFEKIVDGNYIYIGDFFKEPDGFFPVTGARTRPLRMYIPRKLVEGIKGMDRLNNL; encoded by the coding sequence ATGGAACGTCGTGTAAGTTATATTAAAGAGTCAGAGGAGCTTTGGGTTAAATCTTTAAAGTATCTCCTGCTGACCATTTCAGTCCTCTTTCTGCTCTCCTACATTGCCACAGCCTGTCTTCGCATTAACTACAAATATGAGCTTGAATGGATGGAGGGCGGCTCGCTCGACCATGTATTGCGGGTGTTGAACAATCAAGCTCTTTATCCTGAGCCTGATGTGGATTTTATCCCTTTCATATATACGCCTCTTTATTATTATATCTCTGCGGTATCGGCAAAGATGTTCGGGTTGAATTTCTTTGCCTTAAGGCTGGTCTCTTTTATCTCATCGATTCTATGCTTTTTACTTATTTACAAAATGGTATGGCATGAAACAAAAAACAGATTCTGCGCATTTTTATCAGTTTCTCTTTTTTCTGCTACTTATGGGCTTAGCGGATACTGGCTTGATATTGCAAGGGTCGACACCCTGTTTCTCCTGTTTTTTTTGGCAGGGGTTTATTTTGCGGCCTTTAGAAAATCATTCTTCGCTTTTTTTGCGGCAGGCATCTTCTTCTCACTTTCATTTTTAACAAAGCAGATTGCCCTCATCATGGTGATACCAATCATAATTTATTGCCTCTTTAAAAGCTTGCGGCAGGCAATGTTGTCATCGGGAATTATGCTTGCCGTAATTGGCAGCTCAACGCTGTTCTTTAATTCACAGAGCGGCTGCTGGTATAATTATTATATCTTTAAATTGCCTTCAGAACACCCTTGGGTGCAGGATGAATTTGCTAGTTACTGGACTGAGGATATATTATCTTTCTTGCCTCTTGCTTTTTTCATCGGGCTATTCTGTCTTGTGCGCAGGATGTATGTTAACCGCAGACTGGACATCTGGCTTTTTGCGTTTCTGTCTATGATCGGCGGTTCATATTTTTCTATGCTTCACAGCGGAGGATGGAAGAATGTGTTACTTCCTGCTTATGCAGTAATATCAATTCTCTTCGGGATAGGGATTAACGAGCTTCTTAAACTCTCAATGCAATTGACCGGGAATAAACTGCAAGCCGCTAAAGCCTGCATTTACCTTCTCTCTATATTCCAGATGAGCTGGCTTGTCTATAACCCTGCGGCTCAAATTCCGTCAAAGGAAGATGAACAATGCGGTGAAAAACTGGTTCATTTTATTTCTGAAATAAAAGGGGAAGTTTATATCCCTGCTCATGGATATCTTTCGATGTTTGCCGGGAAAAAGGCATATGCACAACGCATGGCAGTTGAAGATGTTATAAGCGGAGATGACAAAAACAGAAGATTATTTGTAAGACATCTCACCACTGCCATAAGAGAGCAGAGATTTGATTTAATGATATTGGAAGAGGAAGACTCTTTTTTTGAAAAAATAGTGGATGGCAATTACATTTATATAGGTGATTTTTTTAAAGAACCAGACGGGTTCTTCCCTGTGACCGGAGCAAGAACAAGACCGCTGCGAATGTATATTCCGAGGAAGCTTGTTGAAGGGATTAAAGGGATGGACCGCCTTAATAATTTATGA
- a CDS encoding diguanylate cyclase — MSIYKDIMDNLFDGLYFVDKDRKITYWNSAAEQITGFSSSEVLGKCCADNILKHVNEDGVNLCKSLCPLAQTLIDGKQRKATVYLHHKDSHRLPVSVRISPIRDENGNIIGASELFNDETPVAAIIERNKELEKLSLLDTLTSIANRRYIKMTMFAQYQAMKRYGASTGVLFIDIDNFKNINDTYGHNAGDEILKIISQTLTKNSRPFDVFGRWGGEEFIGIIYNVDKTQLESVANKLRLLIENSYIINESTNISVTVSMGATLIKPDDTPEDAINRADKLMYESKKTGKNRVTVDLS, encoded by the coding sequence ATGAGCATTTATAAAGACATAATGGACAACCTGTTCGACGGTCTTTATTTTGTTGATAAAGACAGGAAGATCACTTACTGGAACAGCGCAGCAGAACAAATCACAGGCTTTTCCAGCAGTGAGGTTTTAGGCAAATGCTGCGCTGATAATATTCTTAAACATGTTAATGAAGATGGTGTGAACCTCTGCAAAAGCCTCTGCCCATTGGCTCAAACACTCATTGACGGCAAACAGCGGAAAGCAACGGTCTATCTTCATCATAAGGACTCCCACAGACTTCCGGTCTCTGTCCGCATATCCCCAATCAGGGATGAAAATGGGAACATCATAGGAGCTTCAGAACTTTTCAACGACGAGACACCTGTAGCAGCAATCATAGAAAGAAATAAAGAACTGGAGAAGCTTTCTCTTCTTGATACGTTAACAAGCATTGCAAACAGAAGGTATATTAAAATGACTATGTTTGCACAGTATCAGGCAATGAAACGCTATGGGGCTTCTACGGGAGTGCTTTTCATAGACATTGATAATTTTAAAAACATCAATGATACGTACGGCCATAATGCAGGAGACGAGATATTAAAAATAATTTCTCAGACACTTACAAAGAATTCAAGACCCTTCGATGTTTTCGGACGCTGGGGAGGAGAAGAATTTATAGGGATTATATATAATGTTGACAAAACTCAATTAGAATCCGTAGCAAACAAGCTTCGCCTGTTAATAGAAAATTCCTATATAATCAATGAGAGCACAAATATCTCAGTTACTGTTTCAATGGGAGCAACACTCATTAAACCAGATGATACCCCGGAAGACGCAATAAATAGGGCAGACAAACTTATGTACGAGAGCAAAAAAACCGGGAAAAACAGAGTGACCGTTGATTTGTCATAA
- a CDS encoding B12-binding domain-containing radical SAM protein gives MILLINPPYFERDELKDRFERYREWIKKGNMYAVAFEPPIGIAELATFLRSKGKKVEIMDIPGDFISDAEIEKRLINLKPEIVGITAMSSTFAESIRIAGIVKKILSGTTIVLGGVHPTIMPDEVLSCPDVDIVVRGEGEYALLQIEEVLSKGEGFGSLRGIDGVCFSNEGKRILSEKSHLIDNLDDIPFPDYSLFPVETYIKYNEELRSIRGISMIAGRGCPYNCSFCAVRNTMGTIDRRRSPKKVVDKMEELVSRFGVEGIWFKDSTFNLDSGWLREFCSEIKKRLPEMKWQINTRVDLLKEDELMMMKDAGLVQIDVGIESGVPETLRLMGKRYSIQEVIQNIAMARKYVRVAGFFMIGLPGEGEKEIDMTFSLAKRLDLDKYSFSIFLPLPGTKLFDDLANENKINKKDFRYGTGHFTRTNVSFCNMSAEDLNRKYFMINDFFAK, from the coding sequence ATGATACTTCTTATAAATCCTCCGTACTTTGAGCGGGACGAGCTTAAAGATCGGTTTGAACGTTACCGTGAATGGATAAAAAAAGGGAACATGTATGCCGTAGCCTTTGAGCCGCCCATCGGAATCGCAGAACTTGCCACATTCCTTCGCTCTAAGGGCAAGAAGGTAGAAATAATGGATATCCCCGGTGATTTTATCTCTGATGCTGAGATTGAAAAAAGGCTTATCAATCTTAAGCCTGAAATCGTGGGGATAACAGCCATGAGTTCGACCTTTGCGGAAAGCATCAGGATTGCAGGGATAGTCAAAAAAATACTTTCCGGTACAACCATAGTTTTAGGTGGTGTCCATCCTACAATTATGCCGGACGAGGTGCTTTCCTGTCCTGATGTTGATATAGTTGTCCGTGGAGAAGGAGAATATGCACTTCTTCAGATTGAGGAAGTTTTATCGAAAGGTGAGGGCTTTGGCTCTCTAAGAGGTATTGATGGGGTTTGCTTTTCTAATGAAGGAAAGAGAATATTATCAGAGAAAAGCCATCTTATTGATAACCTTGATGACATTCCTTTTCCGGATTATAGCCTGTTTCCTGTTGAAACTTACATTAAGTACAATGAGGAGCTCCGGAGCATACGCGGGATTTCCATGATAGCGGGACGGGGATGTCCATATAACTGCTCATTCTGTGCCGTAAGAAATACTATGGGAACTATTGACAGGAGGAGAAGCCCTAAAAAAGTTGTGGATAAGATGGAGGAGCTTGTCTCACGTTTTGGTGTTGAGGGGATATGGTTCAAGGACAGCACATTTAACCTTGACTCAGGGTGGCTGAGAGAATTTTGCAGCGAAATTAAAAAGCGTCTTCCTGAGATGAAATGGCAGATAAATACGCGTGTCGACCTTCTTAAGGAAGACGAATTGATGATGATGAAAGATGCAGGACTCGTGCAGATTGACGTGGGGATAGAATCGGGTGTTCCTGAAACTTTAAGACTCATGGGAAAACGATACAGCATACAGGAGGTAATTCAAAACATTGCTATGGCAAGAAAATATGTCAGGGTTGCCGGTTTCTTTATGATAGGACTTCCAGGAGAAGGAGAAAAAGAAATTGATATGACATTCAGTCTTGCGAAACGTCTTGACCTTGACAAATACTCTTTCAGTATTTTTCTTCCTCTTCCCGGAACCAAATTGTTTGATGACCTAGCAAATGAAAATAAAATCAACAAAAAAGATTTCAGGTACGGTACCGGGCATTTTACCAGAACAAATGTTTCTTTTTGTAATATGAGCGCTGAAGATCTCAATAGAAAATATTTCATGATAAATGATTTTTTTGCAAAGTGA
- a CDS encoding PD40 domain-containing protein, with protein MKNFKKLIFTLMVFVFFVTVYSWGEGTLKRSFSEKLLANIDKTTWIKDSTVVSPDIKNVAYIIRKNKDVAVMVNEKEEKAYEGIGKDTIVFTPDSSKVAYVATKSGKWFVVKGGKEEEHFDGAGSIIFSPDGSKMAYVAQQAKTFFIVLNGKKESTYDYVGKPVFSPDGKRLSYPAKKGKDAFIVVDGKNGKPYEDIGEYPVMFSPDSSKLSYAIKKGSGWFMAIDDGYTDGPYDGLSSIVFSPDSRHFAYKAKKGNTFILVIDGKKSQVYDAVGNIVFNANGSKVAYTFRKEGKWGVNIDGKEVKPYDLAADLIYSNDGKQYAFVAFKNDTWAVVANGREGNKYDSVGKSILAFSPDNKYFAYNAKKGDYWTVVVNNNEGGLYNGIVTLGGGGIAFDGSEGIHYIALKDDAYYLVEESFE; from the coding sequence ATGAAGAACTTTAAAAAGCTGATATTTACATTAATGGTTTTTGTTTTTTTCGTAACTGTTTATTCATGGGGAGAAGGCACTCTCAAAAGATCATTTTCTGAAAAGCTGCTGGCAAATATTGACAAAACTACATGGATAAAAGACAGCACTGTAGTCAGTCCTGATATTAAAAATGTGGCTTACATCATCCGCAAGAATAAAGATGTTGCGGTAATGGTGAATGAGAAGGAAGAAAAGGCATATGAAGGTATTGGGAAAGATACCATAGTATTCACTCCTGACAGCAGCAAAGTAGCCTATGTGGCAACAAAAAGCGGAAAATGGTTTGTCGTTAAAGGTGGTAAGGAAGAAGAACATTTTGATGGAGCAGGAAGCATAATATTTTCTCCTGATGGGAGCAAGATGGCTTATGTTGCCCAACAGGCTAAAACATTTTTCATTGTTCTTAACGGGAAGAAAGAAAGCACCTATGATTATGTTGGAAAACCGGTTTTTAGTCCTGATGGCAAAAGGCTTTCCTATCCCGCAAAGAAAGGGAAAGATGCTTTTATCGTAGTGGACGGAAAAAATGGGAAACCCTACGAAGATATAGGAGAGTATCCTGTTATGTTTAGTCCTGACAGCAGCAAGTTATCTTATGCGATTAAAAAAGGGAGCGGGTGGTTTATGGCTATTGATGATGGCTATACCGATGGTCCCTATGATGGTTTAAGCAGTATAGTGTTCAGTCCTGACAGCAGACATTTTGCTTACAAAGCTAAGAAAGGAAATACATTTATCCTGGTTATTGATGGCAAAAAATCACAAGTGTATGATGCTGTCGGTAATATAGTGTTTAACGCCAATGGCAGTAAAGTTGCCTATACGTTCCGGAAGGAAGGGAAGTGGGGTGTTAACATAGACGGGAAGGAAGTAAAACCCTATGACCTGGCTGCAGATTTGATATATAGCAATGATGGGAAGCAATATGCCTTTGTTGCTTTTAAGAATGATACATGGGCTGTTGTGGCAAACGGCAGGGAAGGAAATAAGTATGATTCCGTAGGAAAATCAATTCTTGCTTTCAGTCCTGACAATAAATATTTTGCCTATAATGCCAAAAAAGGAGACTACTGGACAGTGGTGGTTAATAACAATGAAGGCGGTCTCTACAACGGCATCGTCACTCTTGGCGGAGGAGGGATTGCTTTTGATGGTTCAGAAGGGATTCATTATATAGCATTAAAAGATGATGCCTACTATCTTGTGGAAGAATCATTCGAATAG
- a CDS encoding PEP-CTERM sorting domain-containing protein, with amino-acid sequence MGLRYVPTGAASTEPGCQCEGWGAADSISGATGYANVSSDGGAVNLTLISFTQTASTAVSVVQVGNTYEVTHDYHPSASANLYEVTVTVKNIGDSVTNLLYRRVMDWDIYPTPFDEYVTISDYSGGNLIRTDTNGFNSANPFSFSSYQPGPVVDAGPNDHGALFDFDFGLLASGESKTFNTYYGATATEAAAYAALTAVGAQTYSFGQANVTGGPDLGIPNTFIFAFEGVGLPPVENPVPEPSTLILLGSALAGLGIARFRKK; translated from the coding sequence ATGGGATTAAGGTATGTACCCACAGGCGCAGCATCAACTGAGCCAGGTTGTCAGTGTGAAGGATGGGGAGCTGCGGATTCAATATCAGGAGCCACCGGTTATGCAAACGTTTCTTCTGATGGCGGAGCAGTAAATCTTACTCTTATTTCTTTCACGCAGACCGCTTCTACGGCAGTATCGGTTGTGCAGGTTGGAAACACATACGAAGTTACGCATGATTATCATCCGAGCGCTTCGGCAAACCTGTACGAAGTTACTGTAACAGTAAAGAACATAGGCGATTCAGTAACAAACCTTCTCTACAGACGCGTTATGGATTGGGATATTTATCCGACTCCGTTTGATGAATATGTAACAATATCTGATTACAGCGGCGGCAATCTCATCAGGACTGATACGAATGGTTTCAACTCAGCAAATCCTTTTAGTTTCTCAAGCTATCAGCCTGGTCCGGTTGTTGACGCAGGTCCCAATGATCATGGTGCTTTATTTGATTTTGACTTTGGGCTTCTTGCTTCGGGTGAATCCAAGACTTTCAACACATACTACGGTGCGACAGCAACAGAAGCGGCAGCTTATGCAGCTCTCACAGCAGTGGGAGCACAGACTTATTCCTTTGGTCAGGCAAACGTTACCGGTGGACCGGACTTAGGAATTCCTAACACTTTCATATTTGCATTTGAAGGCGTAGGATTACCCCCGGTCGAAAACCCGGTCCCTGAACCATCAACACTTATTCTTCTCGGTTCAGCGCTGGCTGGATTAGGAATAGCAAGGTTTAGAAAGAAGTAA